One Desulfobulbus oligotrophicus DNA segment encodes these proteins:
- a CDS encoding response regulator, whose protein sequence is MRLLLVDDEEELVSTLAERLTMRGIDATWVTNYQEALAAVEREHFDLALLDVRLPQMNGLELKRLIAARRPEMKFIFLTGHGSEEDFEACSAESGPEYYLIKPVQIEVLMAKINELTQP, encoded by the coding sequence ATGCGCCTATTGCTGGTTGACGACGAGGAAGAACTGGTGTCCACCCTGGCGGAACGGCTGACGATGCGAGGCATTGACGCCACCTGGGTGACGAATTATCAAGAGGCACTGGCAGCGGTCGAACGGGAGCATTTTGATCTGGCGCTCCTGGATGTCCGCCTGCCGCAGATGAATGGGCTTGAACTCAAACGGCTGATTGCCGCCCGTCGACCGGAGATGAAGTTTATCTTTCTTACCGGCCACGGCTCGGAAGAGGATTTCGAGGCCTGCTCAGCGGAAAGCGGGCCGGAGTACTACCTGATCAAACCGGTGCAGATCGAGGTCTTAATGGCCAAGATCAACGAGCTCACCCAACCATGA
- a CDS encoding histidine kinase dimerization/phospho-acceptor domain-containing protein: MYDQSATADSRGLHFFGVMTASISHELKNALAIINENAGLLGDLALLAEKGRPLEPERLKVQAERIRQQVRRADDIIRRLNRFAHSAHEGPTGTDIYEVLEFTLALAARLAAMKSVSLTVQGGPPLQLEVRLFQLGNLLWLYLQQVLAVVPDGPSGVVFAASDAGEAVMVSLRCDKVPATTIVAAVEQEGQPLLMTLGATVHLETDTLLLRIPKRSQVMR, encoded by the coding sequence ATGTATGACCAGTCAGCCACTGCCGACAGCCGGGGACTCCACTTTTTCGGTGTCATGACAGCGTCCATTTCCCATGAACTGAAAAATGCCCTGGCCATTATCAATGAAAATGCCGGTCTGCTGGGCGACCTTGCTCTGCTGGCGGAGAAAGGCCGCCCCCTGGAGCCGGAAAGATTGAAGGTGCAGGCGGAAAGGATCCGGCAGCAGGTACGACGCGCCGATGATATTATCCGTCGGCTCAACCGTTTTGCCCACAGTGCCCATGAAGGCCCGACAGGTACTGATATCTATGAGGTGCTGGAGTTTACCCTTGCCCTGGCTGCCCGTCTGGCGGCCATGAAAAGTGTCAGCCTGACCGTACAGGGCGGCCCCCCCCTGCAGCTTGAAGTGCGACTGTTCCAACTGGGAAATCTGCTGTGGCTGTATCTGCAACAGGTCTTGGCAGTGGTACCGGACGGGCCTTCCGGTGTTGTGTTTGCAGCCTCGGACGCAGGAGAAGCGGTGATGGTCAGCTTACGCTGCGACAAGGTGCCGGCAACGACGATTGTGGCGGCTGTTGAGCAGGAGGGACAGCCTCTCCTTATGACCCTGGGGGCGACTGTCCATCTTGAGACAGACACCCTGCTGCTGCGCATCCCCAAAAGATCGCAAGTGATGCGGTAA
- a CDS encoding alpha/beta hydrolase — protein sequence MSVTTNNASVTPIFLHGRESSIKGTKARWFTAHFPMVRMWNFDGDLNQRLHQLEHHTRDMQDRLILVGSSFGGLMAACFARMHAQRCKRLVLLAPALNFDEYQPPEQLLEVPTLLVIGRHDTVCPPDLVLPAARKTFSRLTECCVDDDHMLHQTFPKLDWGQLLT from the coding sequence ATGTCAGTCACGACCAACAACGCATCCGTCACGCCCATCTTTCTCCATGGGAGGGAATCCTCTATCAAAGGAACCAAGGCCCGCTGGTTCACAGCGCATTTTCCCATGGTCCGGATGTGGAACTTTGACGGTGACCTGAACCAGCGACTCCATCAGCTGGAGCACCACACCCGGGACATGCAGGATCGTCTCATCCTTGTGGGGTCGAGCTTCGGCGGTCTGATGGCAGCCTGTTTTGCAAGGATGCACGCCCAGCGGTGTAAACGCCTTGTCCTGCTGGCACCGGCGCTCAACTTCGATGAGTATCAGCCGCCGGAGCAATTGCTGGAGGTGCCGACGCTCCTGGTGATCGGCAGGCACGATACAGTCTGTCCGCCGGACCTGGTGCTGCCTGCGGCAAGAAAGACCTTCAGCCGGCTGACAGAGTGCTGCGTGGATGACGACCATATGCTGCATCAGACCTTTCCGAAACTTGACTGGGGGCAGCTGCTGACGTAG
- a CDS encoding cation diffusion facilitator family transporter: MNPDLNSGCDEQRRQNSMLAVQVGLAANILLAVLKAVIGVVAQSPALLADGINSTSDVAYGIVVSIFVRLSGKPADHEHPYGHEQFESVATVVVGAFVITTAIAIFWHSLNTVYELLTVRPDSAGASISALWVALFAVFLKCGLSVWTYGVSRQTGNTAVHALAQDHRNDIFASAAAASGIFFGRLGYPWIDPLAGAVVSLIILMTGIEILRSATADLMDTLPGKELAETMRMSLQQVSGIKVIEEIHAHRFGPYLVVNITIGIDGTQTVVQGHRIATEVEETLLTDIENLRRVYVHYHPVEDCRQAASFKVPPRPIRQ; the protein is encoded by the coding sequence ATGAATCCAGACCTGAACAGTGGTTGTGACGAGCAACGCAGACAAAACAGCATGCTGGCTGTTCAGGTCGGGTTGGCCGCCAATATTCTCCTCGCCGTTCTGAAGGCCGTTATCGGCGTTGTTGCGCAGAGCCCGGCTTTACTGGCAGACGGTATCAACTCCACCTCAGACGTGGCCTATGGTATTGTTGTGAGTATCTTTGTCCGGCTGTCCGGTAAACCGGCGGACCATGAGCATCCTTATGGCCATGAGCAGTTTGAAAGTGTGGCAACAGTGGTTGTCGGTGCCTTTGTCATCACCACTGCCATTGCCATCTTCTGGCATTCGCTCAATACGGTGTACGAGTTGCTGACCGTCCGCCCGGATTCGGCAGGGGCCTCGATTTCAGCACTGTGGGTGGCGCTTTTTGCCGTTTTTTTGAAATGCGGTCTCAGTGTCTGGACCTACGGTGTCAGCCGGCAAACAGGGAATACCGCGGTCCATGCCCTGGCGCAAGACCATCGCAACGATATCTTTGCCTCGGCTGCCGCAGCAAGCGGCATCTTTTTCGGTCGACTCGGCTACCCCTGGATCGATCCTCTGGCCGGTGCAGTGGTGAGTCTTATTATTCTGATGACCGGGATCGAGATCCTGCGTTCGGCAACAGCTGATCTCATGGACACCCTGCCCGGCAAAGAACTGGCCGAAACAATGCGGATGTCCCTGCAGCAGGTCAGCGGTATCAAGGTCATTGAAGAGATCCATGCCCATCGCTTCGGGCCCTACCTGGTTGTGAATATCACCATCGGCATAGATGGTACACAGACTGTTGTTCAGGGGCACCGTATTGCCACAGAAGTGGAAGAAACGCTCCTGACCGATATTGAAAATCTGCGCCGGGTATATGTGCATTACCACCCGGTTGAGGATTGCCGGCAAGCGGCATCGTTCAAGGTGCCGCCCCGACCGATCCGACAGTGA
- the fumC gene encoding class II fumarate hydratase — protein sequence MPYRIEHDTMGEIEVPSERLWGAQTERSRHNFRIGEERMPLALIYGLVRLKRACAEVNHNLGRLPSAIRDLIFQVCDEILAGQHDQDFPLSVWQTGSGTQTNMNVNEVIANRASLLKQGHLQHPRPVHPNDHVNMSQSSNDIFPAAMHVAAVFALEDRLLPAVEVLQHTLTDKAEAFADIIKIGRTHLQDATPLTLGQEVSGWAAMLASNVRQLQKSLEHLRELAVGGTAVGTGLNAPAGFGEAVAATLSRTCGKTFVAMTNTFHGLTGHDQLVFAHGAIKALAANLMKIANDIRWLASGPRCGIGEITIPANEPGSSIMPGKVNPTQAEAVTMVACQVFGNDAAIGFGASQGNFELNVFKPLIIYNVLQSITLLTDAILSFHQHCATGIAPVREQIDHHLHRSLMLVTALNPHIGYEKAAAVAKKAYTENLSLREAALALHLLTGEEFDRIVRPETMIGPSSSR from the coding sequence ATGCCATATCGTATCGAACACGACACCATGGGAGAGATCGAGGTTCCATCTGAGCGACTTTGGGGGGCCCAGACCGAACGCAGCCGCCACAACTTTCGCATCGGTGAGGAACGCATGCCCCTGGCCCTGATCTACGGATTAGTCCGTCTGAAACGGGCCTGTGCCGAGGTCAACCACAATCTGGGTCGGTTGCCGTCAGCAATCCGGGATCTGATCTTCCAGGTCTGCGATGAGATCCTCGCCGGTCAGCATGACCAGGACTTTCCGCTTTCTGTCTGGCAGACAGGAAGCGGTACCCAGACCAATATGAATGTCAACGAGGTGATCGCCAACCGGGCAAGCCTGCTCAAACAGGGCCACCTCCAGCATCCCCGGCCGGTCCATCCCAACGACCACGTGAACATGTCGCAAAGCTCCAACGACATTTTTCCGGCCGCCATGCACGTAGCGGCGGTGTTCGCACTCGAAGACCGGCTGTTACCGGCGGTGGAGGTGTTGCAGCACACCCTGACCGATAAAGCCGAGGCCTTTGCCGACATCATCAAAATCGGACGGACCCACCTGCAGGACGCCACCCCCCTGACCCTTGGTCAAGAGGTAAGCGGCTGGGCAGCCATGCTGGCCAGTAACGTCAGGCAGCTGCAAAAAAGCCTGGAACACCTGCGGGAACTTGCTGTCGGCGGTACAGCGGTCGGCACCGGGCTGAATGCGCCTGCGGGTTTCGGGGAGGCGGTTGCAGCAACACTCAGTCGGACATGCGGCAAAACCTTTGTTGCCATGACCAATACCTTTCATGGGCTGACCGGACATGACCAGCTGGTTTTCGCCCACGGTGCCATCAAGGCACTGGCGGCCAACCTGATGAAGATTGCCAACGATATCCGCTGGCTGGCCAGCGGGCCGCGCTGCGGTATCGGAGAAATCACCATCCCGGCCAATGAACCCGGGAGCTCGATCATGCCGGGCAAGGTCAACCCGACGCAGGCCGAGGCGGTCACCATGGTGGCCTGTCAGGTCTTTGGCAACGATGCGGCCATCGGCTTTGGAGCCAGCCAGGGTAATTTTGAGCTGAATGTCTTCAAACCGCTGATCATTTACAATGTGCTGCAATCGATTACCCTGCTGACCGATGCGATCCTCTCCTTTCATCAGCACTGTGCAACCGGCATTGCTCCGGTCCGGGAACAGATCGACCACCATCTCCACCGCTCCCTGATGCTGGTCACAGCGCTCAACCCGCACATCGGCTATGAAAAGGCGGCAGCTGTTGCCAAAAAAGCCTATACCGAAAACCTGTCGCTTCGCGAGGCTGCCCTGGCGCTTCATCTGCTCACCGGCGAGGAATTTGACCGCATCGTCCGTCCGGAAACCATGATCGGTCCCTCATCATCCCGGTGA
- a CDS encoding acyl-CoA thioesterase — MTQTQAVAGPQGELLLRTMPLPADTSFNGDIFGGWIMAQMDLAGSMMAKEVTRTRTATVAVESMQFIKPVRVGDVVCCYGRVQRIGTTSVTIMLEVWVRPILHADKNQFTNFKVTEAAITYVALGEDGRKQPIRKSKADT, encoded by the coding sequence ATGACACAGACACAGGCCGTTGCAGGGCCGCAGGGAGAGCTGCTGTTGCGGACGATGCCCCTGCCCGCAGATACGAGTTTCAACGGCGATATCTTTGGCGGCTGGATCATGGCGCAGATGGATTTAGCCGGCAGCATGATGGCCAAAGAGGTGACCCGCACCCGCACCGCCACCGTGGCTGTGGAAAGTATGCAGTTCATCAAACCGGTCCGGGTGGGGGATGTGGTCTGCTGTTACGGCAGGGTGCAACGCATCGGCACTACCTCGGTGACGATCATGCTTGAGGTCTGGGTTCGTCCGATCCTCCATGCCGACAAGAACCAGTTCACCAACTTTAAGGTAACCGAGGCGGCCATCACCTATGTGGCTCTTGGTGAAGACGGCCGCAAGCAACCGATCAGGAAATCGAAAGCAGACACCTGA
- a CDS encoding thioredoxin domain-containing protein, with the protein MDVLQRLDLPIKERMDAKKNTLAAEDAWNLLRTARQVLVARGKNFQVFAPQTDSKEDLLAKALGRTGNLRAPTIRINDEIWVGFSESLYARLPG; encoded by the coding sequence CTGGATGTGCTGCAACGGCTTGACCTGCCGATCAAAGAGAGAATGGATGCCAAAAAAAACACCCTTGCCGCTGAAGATGCCTGGAATCTGCTGCGCACTGCCAGGCAGGTGCTGGTTGCCCGGGGTAAAAACTTTCAGGTGTTTGCCCCGCAAACCGACAGTAAAGAAGACCTGCTCGCCAAGGCCTTGGGACGGACCGGCAATCTGCGGGCACCAACCATACGAATCAACGATGAGATCTGGGTGGGGTTTAGTGAAAGTCTCTACGCCCGTCTACCGGGGTGA
- a CDS encoding aminotransferase class I/II-fold pyridoxal phosphate-dependent enzyme has translation MADLYQQLAGELHKIDQQGQLRNLVTVTHHDRGEIEIAGHRYLNLAGNDYLGLAANRAMIAGFYAEQNRQNLLECYGLGSTASRLMTGSTKPYARLEQQLCTLYGTEAALVFNSGYHLNIGILPALAGKQDLILADKLCHASLIDGMRLSPARLIRYPHLDYAAIEDLLSRHRDKYRRIFIVTESIFSMDGDTADLAELVRLKDRWQAVLYVDDAHGVGIRGATGCGLAEEMGVLDRIEILTGTFGKAFGGQGAFVVGTRVLIDYLLNTARSQIFTTGLPPVSVHWLCTVLQQMPQMQAQRTGVAELADRLREALRAEGLRTHGSSNIVPVLIGDAATAVAAAERICAAGYWVKAVRPPTVPAGTSRLRLSLNAAMAWEQLAPLPGLIKAALT, from the coding sequence ATGGCTGATCTGTATCAACAGCTCGCCGGTGAACTCCACAAAATTGACCAGCAGGGGCAGTTGCGCAACCTTGTTACAGTCACCCACCATGACCGTGGTGAAATAGAGATAGCCGGTCATCGTTACCTTAATCTGGCGGGCAACGATTATCTGGGTCTGGCGGCCAACCGGGCAATGATTGCCGGTTTTTATGCAGAGCAGAACCGTCAGAATCTGCTGGAATGCTACGGGCTCGGCAGTACCGCCTCACGACTGATGACCGGCAGCACAAAACCCTACGCCCGGCTCGAACAGCAGTTGTGCACACTGTACGGTACCGAGGCCGCCCTTGTCTTCAACTCCGGGTATCATCTCAACATCGGTATTCTGCCGGCGCTGGCCGGCAAGCAGGACCTCATCCTGGCCGACAAACTCTGTCACGCCAGCCTGATTGACGGCATGCGGTTGTCACCGGCCAGGCTCATCCGTTACCCTCACCTTGACTATGCCGCCATTGAGGATCTGCTCTCTCGCCATCGGGACAAATATCGCCGGATTTTCATTGTCACGGAATCGATTTTCAGTATGGATGGTGACACAGCCGACCTAGCTGAGCTGGTTCGCCTTAAAGACCGCTGGCAGGCGGTGCTCTATGTTGACGATGCCCATGGCGTTGGTATCCGGGGGGCAACCGGGTGCGGGCTGGCAGAGGAGATGGGGGTGCTTGACCGGATAGAGATCCTGACCGGTACCTTTGGCAAGGCCTTTGGCGGACAGGGTGCCTTTGTGGTCGGTACCCGGGTTCTGATCGACTATCTGCTCAACACGGCCAGGTCACAGATCTTCACCACCGGGCTGCCGCCTGTTTCCGTACACTGGCTGTGCACGGTACTGCAGCAGATGCCGCAGATGCAGGCCCAGCGGACCGGGGTTGCCGAGCTGGCCGATCGCCTTCGCGAGGCATTGCGAGCAGAAGGACTACGAACCCATGGCAGCAGTAATATCGTGCCGGTGCTCATCGGTGATGCCGCCACAGCAGTGGCCGCAGCCGAGCGTATCTGTGCGGCCGGATACTGGGTCAAGGCAGTGCGACCACCGACAGTGCCTGCAGGCACATCTCGCTTGCGGCTCTCGTTGAATGCGGCCATGGCGTGGGAACAGCTGGCACCGTTACCCGGTCTTATTAAAGCAGCACTTACCTAG
- a CDS encoding DUF452 family protein, translating into MQTIWLQQHCHRECILFFNGWGMDQTPFHTLPATRHDLCMVIDYRTLPPIDLQMFADYHRLHLVAWSMGVWAAAHLLAGQADRFTTSTAIGGTLTPIDNQRGIPAESYNAMLDHFTADTVEHFYSSMFDSHEQLTTFLENRPQRPLNELREELAAFRDAALDAGPARNMYSRKIITSRDRIFSARNQRRAWGKDSAEVCNWPHFPFYNLTDWHQLLDTP; encoded by the coding sequence ATGCAAACCATCTGGCTGCAGCAGCACTGTCACCGGGAATGCATCCTTTTTTTTAACGGCTGGGGCATGGATCAAACCCCGTTTCACACTCTGCCCGCCACCCGTCACGACCTGTGCATGGTCATCGATTACCGCACACTGCCACCCATTGATCTCCAGATGTTTGCCGACTATCACCGGCTGCACCTCGTTGCCTGGTCCATGGGTGTCTGGGCGGCTGCCCATCTCCTGGCCGGGCAGGCGGACCGTTTCACCACCAGCACCGCCATTGGCGGTACGCTCACGCCGATCGATAACCAGCGCGGTATTCCGGCGGAGAGCTATAACGCCATGCTCGACCACTTTACCGCTGACACTGTCGAGCATTTTTACAGCAGCATGTTTGACAGCCACGAACAGCTGACCACCTTTCTGGAAAACCGGCCTCAACGACCGCTGAACGAACTCCGGGAAGAACTGGCCGCATTCCGGGACGCTGCCCTTGATGCAGGCCCGGCCCGCAACATGTACTCTCGAAAAATTATCACCAGTCGCGACCGTATCTTTTCAGCCCGCAATCAACGGCGTGCCTGGGGTAAAGACAGTGCCGAAGTTTGCAACTGGCCGCACTTCCCCTTTTATAACCTGACCGACTGGCACCAGCTGCTCGACACGCCCTGA
- a CDS encoding type I restriction endonuclease subunit R translates to MKPTSEAAFETAIEKVLLADGYSKLDSGAFDTERAIFPDEALAFIRATQDKTWEKLEDLHGVETGQRVLLALCKWLDTHGVLTTLRQGFKCFGRTLRIAFFRPAHGLNPELEAHYRANRLGITRQLYFSSKNKRSLDVVLSINGIPVVTLELKNPLSGQTVANAIHQYRHDRDPREPIFLFTKRTLVHFAVDSEEAHMTTRLAGTSTHFLPFNRGWDSGAGNPPDKDGRNYKTAYLWEEVLSRDSLLDLLARFLHLDIDEKVSDQGKKVRKETMIFPRYHQLQAVRQMVTAAGCEGVGHNYLVEHSAGSGKSYTIGWLAHRLSSLHSSEDERIFDSVVVITDRVVLDRQLQNTIYQFDHRQGVVQKIDEDSRQLAEALESGVPIIITTLQKFPFVSGQLMKLAEERGEGSSHLPTSKYAVIIDEAHSSQSGETATELKGVLGGMELIRKAREAAQEEGEEELERLFRTMAKRGRQPNMSFFAFTATPKHKTLAIFGRGSEPFHRYTMRQAIEEGFIEDVLKNYVSYKTYYRLIKKAEDDPNVERKKAARALARFMRLHPHNIGQKTEVMVEHFQQHTRHKIGGQAKAMVVTGSRLEAVRYKQEFDRTISEKGYPIKSLVAFSGTVEDDKLPEKTYTEVEMNHGLKEKELPSTFAKPDYQVLLVAEKYQTGFDQPLLHTMYVDKRLAGIQAVQTLSRLNRTHPLKDDTFVLDFVNDPAEIQEAFRQYYDGSVMGEEVDPDRMYKVQAELDGSGIYLQDEVDEFSRIFFAPKRRQSPTDHKNLNALLDQAVARFVQLQNDEEEEAELWRGKTRAFRTLYSFLSQVIPYQDSDLEKLYTYLRYLVLKLPRRKTGPGYHFDEEVELDYYRLQKISEGSINLAEGYARPLDGPREVGTAENHEQYVTLSRLIDIINERFGAELSEADQLFFDQIAEAASRNESLRQAAEVNSLDKFQLVFRQVLESLFIERMELNEELFTDYMSKPELQDVVSKWLGSQVYDRLSGPQGSIVHPKT, encoded by the coding sequence ATGAAACCCACCTCCGAAGCTGCTTTTGAAACCGCCATTGAGAAAGTCTTACTGGCTGATGGTTACAGCAAACTCGACTCAGGTGCTTTTGACACCGAGCGGGCCATCTTCCCTGATGAGGCCTTGGCGTTTATCCGTGCAACCCAGGACAAAACCTGGGAAAAGCTGGAGGACCTGCACGGCGTTGAAACCGGCCAGCGGGTGCTCTTGGCACTTTGCAAATGGCTGGATACCCACGGTGTTCTGACCACCCTGCGCCAGGGTTTCAAGTGCTTTGGCAGGACCCTGCGTATCGCCTTTTTTCGCCCGGCCCACGGCCTCAACCCGGAACTGGAGGCGCACTACCGTGCCAATCGCCTGGGCATCACCCGGCAACTCTATTTCAGCAGTAAAAACAAAAGATCACTGGATGTGGTACTGAGTATCAACGGTATTCCCGTGGTGACCCTGGAGTTGAAAAATCCCCTTTCCGGACAGACAGTGGCCAATGCCATTCACCAGTATCGTCATGATCGCGACCCGCGTGAGCCGATCTTCCTCTTTACCAAACGCACCCTGGTACACTTTGCCGTGGATAGCGAAGAGGCACACATGACCACCCGCCTGGCCGGGACCAGCACCCATTTTCTGCCCTTTAACAGGGGCTGGGACAGTGGTGCAGGTAACCCGCCGGATAAAGACGGCCGCAATTACAAGACCGCCTACCTCTGGGAAGAGGTGTTAAGCCGTGACAGCCTGCTGGATCTGCTGGCCCGCTTTCTCCATCTGGATATCGATGAGAAGGTCAGCGATCAGGGCAAAAAGGTGCGCAAGGAGACCATGATCTTTCCCCGCTACCACCAGTTGCAGGCCGTACGGCAGATGGTTACAGCGGCGGGCTGCGAGGGCGTGGGGCATAACTATCTGGTGGAACACTCGGCAGGCAGCGGCAAAAGCTACACCATCGGCTGGCTGGCCCACCGGCTCTCCTCCCTGCACAGCAGTGAGGACGAACGCATTTTCGACAGCGTGGTGGTGATTACCGACCGGGTGGTGCTTGACCGGCAGCTGCAGAACACCATTTATCAGTTCGATCATCGCCAGGGGGTGGTGCAGAAGATTGATGAGGATTCGCGCCAACTGGCCGAGGCCCTGGAGTCGGGCGTGCCGATCATCATCACCACCTTGCAGAAGTTTCCCTTTGTTTCCGGGCAACTGATGAAACTGGCCGAGGAGCGAGGCGAGGGCAGCAGCCATCTGCCCACAAGCAAATACGCGGTGATCATTGACGAGGCCCACAGTTCCCAGTCAGGGGAGACCGCCACCGAGCTGAAAGGTGTGCTGGGTGGTATGGAATTGATCCGCAAGGCCAGGGAGGCAGCCCAGGAAGAAGGTGAAGAAGAGCTGGAACGGCTGTTTCGGACCATGGCCAAGCGCGGCCGCCAGCCCAACATGAGTTTTTTTGCCTTTACCGCCACGCCCAAGCACAAGACGCTGGCAATCTTTGGTCGGGGCAGCGAACCATTTCATCGCTACACCATGCGCCAGGCCATTGAAGAGGGCTTTATCGAGGATGTGCTGAAAAACTATGTCAGCTATAAGACTTACTACAGACTGATTAAAAAGGCTGAGGATGACCCTAACGTTGAACGTAAAAAGGCAGCCCGGGCTTTGGCGCGTTTCATGCGTCTGCATCCGCACAATATCGGTCAAAAGACTGAAGTGATGGTCGAGCATTTCCAGCAACACACCCGCCACAAGATCGGTGGTCAGGCCAAGGCCATGGTGGTCACCGGCTCGCGGCTGGAGGCAGTGCGTTACAAACAGGAATTCGATCGCACCATCAGCGAAAAGGGCTATCCCATCAAAAGCCTGGTGGCCTTTTCCGGCACAGTGGAAGACGACAAGCTGCCGGAGAAAACCTACACCGAAGTCGAGATGAATCACGGCTTGAAGGAAAAGGAACTGCCAAGCACCTTTGCTAAACCCGACTACCAGGTGCTGCTGGTGGCGGAGAAGTACCAGACCGGCTTTGACCAGCCGCTGCTGCACACCATGTATGTGGACAAGCGATTGGCCGGGATCCAGGCGGTGCAGACCCTGTCGCGTCTGAACCGCACCCATCCGCTGAAAGACGACACCTTTGTGCTCGACTTTGTCAACGACCCGGCCGAGATTCAGGAGGCGTTTCGTCAGTATTACGACGGTTCGGTCATGGGCGAAGAAGTTGATCCGGATCGAATGTATAAGGTGCAGGCCGAGCTGGACGGGTCAGGCATCTACCTGCAAGATGAGGTGGATGAATTTTCACGTATCTTCTTTGCGCCCAAACGTCGCCAGAGCCCGACTGATCATAAGAATCTGAACGCCCTGCTTGATCAGGCTGTGGCCCGTTTTGTCCAGCTGCAAAATGATGAAGAGGAAGAGGCCGAGTTGTGGCGCGGCAAAACCCGGGCGTTTCGCACTCTCTACAGCTTTTTGAGCCAGGTCATCCCCTATCAGGACAGTGATCTGGAAAAGCTCTATACGTATCTGCGCTACCTGGTCTTGAAACTACCCAGGCGTAAGACCGGACCGGGATACCATTTTGATGAGGAAGTTGAGCTTGACTACTATCGGCTGCAGAAGATCAGCGAAGGCTCGATCAACCTGGCTGAGGGGTATGCCAGGCCGCTCGACGGACCGCGCGAGGTTGGCACTGCGGAAAATCATGAGCAGTACGTAACGCTCTCCCGCCTTATAGATATCATCAACGAACGTTTCGGCGCTGAGTTGAGTGAAGCGGATCAGCTTTTCTTCGATCAGATCGCCGAGGCCGCCAGCCGGAACGAATCCTTGCGCCAGGCAGCCGAAGTGAACTCCCTTGACAAGTTTCAACTGGTCTTTCGCCAGGTGCTGGAATCGCTGTTCATCGAGCGTATGGAACTCAACGAGGAGCTGTTTACCGACTACATGAGCAAACCGGAACTCCAGGATGTGGTCTCCAAATGGCTGGGCAGCCAGGTTTATGACCGGCTGAGTGGACCGCAAGGCAGTATTGTTCATCCGAAGACGTGA